A single region of the Dehalococcoidia bacterium genome encodes:
- a CDS encoding response regulator, with amino-acid sequence MTKGVISPAKTEIRRATVLVVDDARFQRMRSVRLLTENGFHVVEALNGIEAIKRYKEEKPDAVIMDITMPEMDGLATLKELIKLDTDAKVCIVTAMGQQSIVMEAIHAGAKDFVVKPCSDDRVLAAVRKMIGQGELLQKGQVQAAQE; translated from the coding sequence ATGACCAAGGGAGTGATTTCACCCGCAAAAACAGAGATCCGGAGAGCAACGGTACTGGTTGTAGATGATGCTCGCTTTCAGCGCATGAGGTCCGTCAGATTGCTGACCGAAAACGGGTTCCATGTAGTTGAGGCATTGAATGGCATCGAAGCCATCAAGCGGTACAAAGAGGAAAAACCTGATGCAGTGATCATGGATATTACCATGCCCGAGATGGATGGATTGGCGACCCTGAAGGAGTTGATTAAACTGGATACCGATGCCAAGGTGTGCATTGTCACCGCGATGGGCCAACAGTCCATAGTCATGGAGGCTATCCATGCTGGTGCCAAGGATTTTGTGGTAAAACCCTGTAGTGATGATCGGGTTCTGGCGGCGGTCAGGAAAATGATCGGCCAGGGTGAACTTCTTCAAAAGGGACAGGTGCAAGCCGCGCAGGAATAA
- a CDS encoding HD domain-containing protein, which produces MRRISVKYAQPEMELAKPLFDKWGNMLLPIGAKLTERQLRLLPNKGVRELSIEDSRVDDVLWDPLIKPETQQEAVKAISDLLTINQKGGGIKSPKDPRMVSARLNIEKMSYMITQEVLTSVMGEPDLSGCQSIEDYHCIQPVQSTILAVMLAKEAGFNEGDMLSVAKAAMLQNIGYTFLPQEILRKETELSPEETLEFEKHPIYGAEILRQTGQTSPQIIEAVLQHEERWNGSGYPNKIRGWDISPFAQIIGIAHTYYDLVSARPWREPFKQMDAFEYIMAYGGELFDPEWVQVFSRRVPIYPSGVKVKLSTGEIGIISDANLGHIGRPMVRIISDSKGNDVSRPYDMDLSKPSYQDRLVIELLEI; this is translated from the coding sequence ATGCGTCGCATATCGGTTAAATACGCTCAACCCGAAATGGAGCTGGCAAAGCCTCTTTTTGATAAATGGGGCAATATGCTGTTACCCATTGGCGCCAAACTGACGGAACGACAGCTGCGGTTATTGCCGAACAAGGGTGTAAGGGAATTATCCATTGAAGACTCGCGAGTCGATGATGTGCTTTGGGACCCACTTATAAAGCCGGAGACGCAGCAAGAAGCAGTCAAGGCAATCAGCGATCTGTTGACCATAAACCAGAAGGGTGGAGGGATCAAAAGTCCCAAGGACCCGAGAATGGTCTCCGCTCGACTGAACATCGAGAAAATGAGCTATATGATCACGCAAGAGGTTTTGACATCAGTTATGGGGGAGCCGGATCTCTCTGGCTGTCAATCCATCGAAGATTATCATTGCATTCAACCTGTGCAATCTACCATCCTGGCAGTGATGCTGGCAAAGGAGGCCGGCTTCAACGAAGGGGATATGCTGAGCGTGGCCAAAGCCGCCATGCTGCAGAACATTGGTTATACCTTTCTGCCTCAGGAGATATTGAGAAAAGAAACGGAGCTATCACCAGAGGAGACTCTGGAATTTGAAAAACATCCCATATATGGTGCTGAAATCCTCCGTCAGACCGGCCAGACTTCTCCTCAGATCATCGAAGCAGTACTGCAACATGAGGAACGGTGGAACGGGAGTGGTTATCCTAACAAGATAAGGGGCTGGGATATATCCCCATTTGCCCAGATTATAGGGATTGCACATACCTACTACGATCTTGTGTCGGCGAGACCATGGAGGGAGCCATTCAAGCAAATGGATGCGTTTGAGTACATCATGGCATACGGGGGAGAGCTTTTCGATCCGGAATGGGTGCAGGTCTTCTCGCGTCGCGTTCCCATCTACCCCAGCGGGGTGAAGGTGAAATTGAGCACAGGGGAGATCGGAATCATTTCTGATGCCAACCTCGGACATATCGGCAGACCGATGGTGCGGATCATCTCTGATAGTAAAGGCAATGATGTCAGCCGCCCATACGATATGGACCTCTCGAAGCCAAGTTATCAGGATCGACTGGTTATAGAACTCTTAGAGATTTGA
- a CDS encoding chemotaxis response regulator protein-glutamate methylesterase → MSNSISVLIVDDSAFARFAISKQIGAHPEMKVIGTARDGIDALEKIKQLKPDVVTLDVEMPKMDGLAVLKHVMSEYPTPVIMLSSLTSEGAETTLKALDMGAVDFFLKPSSAAPAGLSPEMVNDLVTKIRMAAKTDVSRMKTIATVPRKSQAMEKKARKPRASIQNKVIVLGCSTGGPRALHRVIPSLPGDLPAAMLVVQHMPPGFTKSLANRLNDLSEVEVREAQEGDALKPGLVLLAPGGSHMTVNEGGRVSLNQGPMECGLRPAANVTMESVAKAYQKTALGVVLTGMGNDGTRGAGLIKKFGGEVVVEDESTCVVYGMPKSIVDAGYADRVLPLSQIAGEITKRCHVNLEMALEV, encoded by the coding sequence ATGAGCAATAGCATTAGCGTGCTGATAGTGGATGATTCTGCCTTTGCCAGGTTTGCTATTTCCAAGCAGATTGGCGCTCATCCGGAGATGAAGGTCATAGGTACTGCTCGCGATGGGATTGATGCCCTGGAGAAAATCAAGCAATTGAAACCGGATGTGGTGACACTCGATGTGGAAATGCCGAAGATGGATGGCTTGGCGGTACTCAAACATGTCATGTCAGAGTATCCCACACCGGTGATCATGCTCAGCAGTCTGACCAGTGAGGGTGCGGAGACAACACTGAAGGCGCTGGATATGGGAGCTGTTGATTTCTTCCTTAAGCCTTCCTCGGCGGCACCGGCAGGGCTATCGCCCGAAATGGTGAACGATTTGGTAACCAAAATAAGGATGGCTGCCAAAACCGATGTGTCACGCATGAAGACGATTGCCACCGTCCCGAGAAAAAGTCAGGCGATGGAGAAGAAAGCACGCAAACCTCGTGCCAGTATACAGAATAAAGTGATCGTTCTCGGGTGCTCAACCGGAGGCCCGCGAGCATTGCACAGGGTGATTCCTTCGCTGCCCGGAGATTTGCCAGCAGCCATGCTGGTAGTGCAACATATGCCGCCGGGATTCACCAAGTCATTGGCCAATAGGCTGAACGACTTGTCGGAGGTGGAAGTCCGAGAGGCTCAGGAGGGAGATGCCCTCAAGCCCGGTCTGGTATTACTAGCTCCCGGCGGCAGCCATATGACGGTGAATGAAGGTGGCCGGGTGAGCCTCAATCAGGGCCCGATGGAGTGTGGGCTGCGGCCTGCAGCCAATGTGACCATGGAGTCGGTGGCTAAGGCTTATCAAAAGACTGCTCTCGGTGTAGTGCTCACCGGCATGGGAAATGATGGTACCAGGGGGGCGGGTCTCATTAAAAAGTTCGGCGGTGAAGTGGTGGTGGAGGACGAATCTACCTGTGTGGTCTACGGAATGCCCAAAAGCATTGTTGATGCCGGGTATGCCGACAGAGTTTTGCCATTATCGCAGATAGCAGGTGAGATCACCAAAAGATGCCATGTAAATCTCGAAATGGCCCTTGAGGTATGA
- a CDS encoding response regulator, which produces MMAKILVVDDAPFMRMRASKLLSENGFQVIEAGNGAEAVKKYKDEKPDAVMMDITMPEMDGLQALKEMRKLDPNAKVCMVTAMGQQSIVLEAISAGAKDFVVKPFDANRVLATVQKMVS; this is translated from the coding sequence ATGATGGCGAAAATATTAGTTGTAGATGATGCCCCCTTCATGCGCATGAGGGCCAGTAAATTATTGAGCGAGAATGGATTCCAGGTGATCGAGGCCGGAAACGGCGCCGAAGCGGTGAAGAAGTACAAAGATGAAAAGCCCGATGCGGTGATGATGGATATCACCATGCCTGAGATGGATGGGTTGCAGGCGTTGAAGGAGATGAGAAAGCTGGACCCGAATGCTAAGGTGTGCATGGTCACGGCCATGGGACAACAATCTATTGTGTTGGAAGCCATAAGCGCCGGAGCTAAGGACTTTGTGGTGAAGCCCTTTGATGCCAACCGGGTTCTGGCGACGGTTCAAAAGATGGTGAGCTAG
- a CDS encoding chemotaxis protein CheA, whose product MVTLAADVTPEELQVFLQDTDEQLQVLDEDIIKLENEGDNPEVLQEIFRAAHTIKGSSAMVGYHKMADLTHAMESILDKLRKGTLSVNTQIANALLHSLDSLRVLRNNLTAKKEENIDVDSVIATLKELTSAEAKLAQAGKSDQETPTAVRISLDKSEYKRLQESLALSHRVHQIEMAISKESQWAAVRCLQALNELDEKGIVIASKPSRKEIEAEKVESQLILIFAGLLEEEEIRALLCTISDVENVRVGFYDPGEDGCPGEKAVEDGALNAFDVEKTVKTDRPAQSQSSGAPAERAPVEAIKAAETVRIDVERLDSLMNMIGELVVARTRMNQISRSLDLKYREDEDVVALSKTFTQVTKVIDQLQLDITVARMLPVGTVFNRFPRMVRDLAQKMGKKVDFIITGQETGIDRSVIEHIRDPLVHLLRNSVDHGIETSEKREAAGKPEKATVRLSAAHEQNFIMITVEDDGKGIDGAVIKEVALKKGLITAEAASRMSDAEAIDLIFASGVSTVEKATDVSGRGVGMDIVRKNIEAFNGVISVETKVGQGTKFVLRLPLTLATINALLVSSGNTIYAIPLVTISETLRLSPKDIKTAAQREVFSLRDRVVPLIRLNEVFDTDIEESTDAEMVHIVVARVGERMVGLSVDSLIEPQEVVVKSMGSFIGNVHGIAGATILGSGEVALILDVPSLIKSCSESMKFGGQSMN is encoded by the coding sequence ATGGTAACGTTAGCAGCTGATGTGACACCGGAAGAATTGCAGGTGTTTCTGCAAGACACAGATGAACAATTGCAGGTCCTGGATGAAGATATCATCAAGCTGGAGAATGAAGGGGATAACCCGGAGGTGTTGCAGGAGATTTTCCGCGCCGCTCATACGATAAAGGGATCCTCCGCCATGGTCGGTTATCACAAGATGGCCGATCTGACTCATGCCATGGAGAGCATACTGGACAAGCTGAGGAAAGGCACGCTATCGGTCAATACCCAGATAGCCAATGCTCTTTTGCATAGCCTGGATAGTCTCCGAGTGCTGCGGAATAATCTGACCGCTAAGAAGGAAGAGAATATTGACGTCGATTCTGTCATTGCGACACTAAAAGAGCTCACCAGCGCTGAAGCGAAGCTCGCACAGGCCGGGAAGTCGGATCAGGAGACGCCCACAGCGGTGAGGATATCCCTGGATAAGAGTGAGTATAAGCGACTTCAGGAATCGCTGGCCTTGAGCCACAGGGTACATCAGATAGAGATGGCAATCAGCAAGGAAAGCCAATGGGCGGCGGTTCGCTGTCTTCAAGCATTAAACGAGCTGGATGAAAAAGGAATCGTCATTGCATCTAAGCCCTCCCGGAAAGAGATTGAGGCTGAGAAAGTGGAATCTCAGTTGATATTGATCTTTGCCGGATTGCTGGAGGAAGAAGAAATAAGAGCGCTGCTCTGCACAATATCCGATGTGGAGAATGTAAGAGTTGGTTTCTACGATCCTGGCGAAGACGGCTGCCCAGGTGAAAAAGCTGTGGAGGATGGGGCCCTTAACGCATTTGATGTAGAGAAGACCGTCAAAACTGATCGCCCGGCACAATCCCAGTCTTCGGGCGCTCCAGCCGAACGGGCTCCGGTTGAAGCCATTAAAGCAGCTGAGACGGTTCGGATTGATGTGGAACGGCTGGATAGCCTGATGAACATGATCGGCGAGTTGGTAGTTGCCCGAACCAGGATGAACCAGATCAGCCGGTCGCTGGACCTCAAATATAGAGAGGATGAAGATGTGGTGGCTCTGAGCAAGACCTTCACCCAGGTCACCAAAGTCATCGATCAGCTTCAACTGGATATCACCGTTGCTCGCATGCTGCCGGTAGGAACAGTGTTCAATCGCTTCCCTAGGATGGTCAGAGACCTGGCCCAAAAGATGGGGAAAAAGGTTGATTTCATCATCACGGGTCAGGAGACGGGGATTGACCGTTCGGTGATAGAGCATATCCGCGACCCGTTGGTGCATTTACTGAGGAATTCGGTCGATCATGGCATCGAGACTTCGGAAAAGCGCGAGGCTGCTGGGAAGCCGGAAAAGGCAACCGTTCGGCTTTCAGCAGCTCATGAACAAAATTTCATCATGATCACCGTAGAGGATGACGGCAAGGGAATCGATGGAGCGGTGATCAAAGAGGTTGCTCTCAAAAAAGGCCTGATAACCGCTGAGGCCGCATCGAGGATGAGTGATGCCGAGGCCATCGATCTCATCTTCGCATCCGGAGTATCAACCGTTGAAAAGGCCACCGATGTATCCGGCAGGGGAGTGGGAATGGATATCGTGCGCAAGAATATTGAAGCGTTCAACGGCGTCATTTCTGTGGAGACGAAAGTGGGCCAGGGCACCAAGTTTGTATTGAGGTTACCGCTTACCCTGGCAACCATTAATGCGCTGCTGGTTTCCTCTGGCAATACGATTTATGCCATTCCTCTGGTCACCATCAGCGAAACACTGAGACTCAGCCCGAAAGATATTAAGACGGCTGCTCAAAGGGAGGTGTTCAGCCTCAGGGACAGAGTGGTGCCGTTAATTAGACTGAACGAGGTATTTGATACGGATATAGAGGAATCCACTGACGCGGAAATGGTTCACATCGTTGTGGCCCGCGTCGGCGAGCGAATGGTGGGACTTTCAGTGGATTCTTTGATAGAGCCTCAGGAAGTGGTGGTAAAGTCTATGGGCAGCTTCATCGGCAACGTCCACGGCATAGCCGGAGCCACCATTCTTGGCAGCGGAGAAGTGGCACTGATATTGGATGTGCCCAGTTTGATAAAGTCTTGCAGCGAATCGATGAAGTTTGGCGGGCAATCCATGAACTAG
- the acs gene encoding acetate--CoA ligase — MAEPKKAEEKAITSMMDERRVFPPPKKLAETAYIKSMDQYKEIYKRSIDDPEGFWGEQAEAVDWFKKWDKVLIEDFKNAKHEWFVGGKLNVSYNLLDRHIKTWRKNKAAIIFEGDIGDSRTLTYQEMHHEVCKFANVLKKHGIKKGDRVTIYLPMIPELPIAMLACARIGAIHSVVFGGFSAEALRDRIQNCESTMLICTDGYFRSGKVVKSKDNADAALKECPNVKDVIVFKRANADVTLKKGLEYWWHEEMAAPDITPVCEPEWMDAEDPLFILYTSGSTGKPKGVLHTCGGYLVYAQLTTKWIFDMHDEDTFWCTADIGWITGHTYILYGPLALGGSSIVFEGVPTYPAADRVWQIIEKYKVNTFYTAPTLLRSLMKEGDAWVNKHDLSSLRILGSVGEPINPEAWMWYYNVVGKGKCPIMDTWWQTETGGALITPLPAATPLKPGSATFPFPGLKMKVVREDGTEAAPNEGGQLVIQRPWPGLMRRVYGEPERFKKTYFEAFPGSYTSGDGARIDDDGYIWLMGRIDDVIKVSGHRIGTAEVESSLVSHKAIAEAAVVPFPHAVKGSAIYAFVTVKTGVEKTDALKKELVAHVRATIGPIASPDKIQFADALPKTRSGKIMRRILTKIASGDVGNLGDTSTLADPAVVQVLVDTRIP, encoded by the coding sequence ATGGCAGAGCCGAAAAAAGCAGAAGAAAAAGCGATCACTTCGATGATGGATGAAAGAAGAGTATTTCCTCCTCCGAAGAAGCTCGCCGAAACGGCATATATCAAGAGCATGGATCAGTACAAAGAAATCTACAAGAGATCCATCGATGATCCCGAGGGGTTCTGGGGCGAACAGGCTGAGGCCGTAGATTGGTTCAAGAAATGGGACAAGGTTCTCATTGAGGACTTCAAGAACGCCAAGCACGAATGGTTTGTCGGCGGGAAGCTCAATGTCTCCTATAACCTGTTGGACAGGCACATTAAAACATGGAGAAAGAATAAGGCAGCAATCATCTTTGAAGGAGACATAGGCGATAGCAGAACGCTAACTTATCAAGAGATGCATCACGAGGTATGCAAATTCGCCAATGTCCTCAAAAAGCACGGTATCAAGAAGGGCGATCGCGTCACGATTTACTTGCCCATGATTCCCGAGCTGCCCATTGCTATGCTTGCCTGCGCCAGAATTGGCGCTATTCATAGCGTTGTCTTCGGCGGTTTTAGTGCTGAAGCTCTGCGTGACAGGATTCAGAACTGCGAATCCACCATGCTCATCTGCACAGATGGCTACTTCCGGAGTGGCAAGGTTGTCAAGAGTAAGGATAATGCCGATGCCGCACTCAAGGAATGTCCCAATGTGAAGGATGTGATCGTATTCAAGAGAGCCAATGCCGATGTTACCCTTAAGAAAGGCCTTGAGTACTGGTGGCACGAAGAAATGGCTGCCCCCGATATTACACCCGTTTGTGAGCCGGAGTGGATGGATGCCGAGGATCCGTTGTTCATCCTCTATACCAGCGGCAGCACCGGAAAGCCCAAGGGAGTGCTTCACACCTGCGGCGGATATCTGGTATATGCTCAACTGACTACCAAGTGGATATTCGATATGCATGATGAGGATACCTTCTGGTGCACAGCCGATATCGGCTGGATCACCGGGCACACCTACATCCTGTATGGCCCGCTAGCTCTGGGTGGATCATCTATCGTTTTCGAGGGCGTTCCTACTTATCCTGCCGCCGATAGGGTATGGCAGATCATAGAGAAATACAAAGTCAATACCTTCTATACCGCGCCAACCCTCTTGCGCTCGCTCATGAAAGAGGGCGATGCCTGGGTCAATAAGCATGACTTAAGCTCTCTTCGCATCCTGGGTTCGGTGGGCGAACCCATCAACCCGGAAGCCTGGATGTGGTACTACAACGTTGTTGGTAAAGGTAAGTGTCCCATTATGGACACATGGTGGCAGACAGAAACTGGCGGAGCACTTATTACTCCATTGCCAGCAGCCACGCCTCTTAAGCCAGGTTCAGCCACATTCCCGTTCCCCGGACTGAAGATGAAAGTGGTCCGAGAAGATGGCACTGAGGCCGCCCCGAATGAAGGCGGACAGTTGGTGATTCAGAGACCCTGGCCCGGCTTGATGCGCAGGGTATATGGAGAGCCGGAAAGGTTCAAGAAGACTTATTTCGAGGCGTTCCCCGGCAGCTATACCAGCGGAGACGGAGCCAGAATTGATGACGACGGCTATATCTGGCTGATGGGACGAATCGACGATGTCATTAAAGTATCTGGACATCGCATTGGCACCGCTGAGGTCGAAAGCTCCCTGGTATCCCATAAGGCAATAGCTGAAGCCGCAGTTGTCCCCTTCCCGCATGCAGTCAAGGGAAGCGCCATCTATGCCTTCGTCACTGTAAAGACTGGAGTCGAAAAGACCGATGCTCTCAAGAAAGAGCTGGTTGCTCATGTCCGCGCAACCATTGGCCCTATCGCTTCTCCCGATAAGATACAGTTCGCTGATGCTCTGCCCAAGACGCGAAGCGGCAAGATCATGAGAAGAATACTGACCAAGATCGCCTCCGGCGATGTTGGGAATTTGGGCGATACCAGCACACTGGCTGACCCTGCTGTGGTTCAGGTACTGGTGGACACCAGGATCCCGTAA
- a CDS encoding protein-glutamate O-methyltransferase CheR gives MDDVEYGYLKKKVLDLIDIDLDSYKEKQMRRRLAGFLERSGAPNPAAYVSRVEQDQRMLDELRDFLTINVSSFFRDETQFEKLQTTILPELLGHSHRLNIWSAGCSNGSEPYTMAMILGELAAKQEHRILATDIDKTIIARAQGGGPYTAADVKTVPPNLRDRYFKESAGAYWVVDSIKKKVEFRQHNLLADPYENGFDLILCRNVMIYFTDGAKDKIITRFSNSLKDQGVLFLGGSEIVFRPAEMGLKTLSPSLYRKTMISGSTGGQSFWGQKTFKE, from the coding sequence ATGGATGATGTGGAATACGGTTATCTGAAAAAGAAAGTGCTGGATCTGATTGATATCGATCTGGATAGCTATAAGGAAAAACAGATGCGTCGGCGGTTGGCCGGATTTCTGGAGCGATCCGGTGCCCCCAACCCCGCAGCCTACGTCAGCCGCGTCGAGCAGGATCAGCGGATGTTGGATGAATTACGGGATTTCCTGACGATAAACGTGTCCTCATTCTTCCGTGACGAAACGCAGTTTGAGAAGCTCCAGACAACGATACTGCCTGAATTGCTGGGCCACAGCCACCGTCTCAATATCTGGAGTGCCGGCTGTTCCAATGGCTCTGAGCCCTATACAATGGCCATGATTCTAGGCGAACTCGCTGCCAAGCAGGAACACCGGATACTCGCTACGGATATAGATAAGACCATCATCGCGCGGGCGCAAGGCGGTGGGCCTTACACCGCAGCTGACGTTAAAACCGTGCCGCCAAACCTTCGGGACAGATACTTCAAGGAATCGGCAGGCGCCTATTGGGTGGTTGATAGTATCAAGAAGAAGGTAGAGTTCAGGCAACATAACTTGCTGGCCGATCCATATGAAAATGGTTTCGACCTAATTCTGTGCCGCAATGTGATGATCTATTTTACAGACGGAGCCAAGGATAAGATCATCACGCGATTCTCGAACTCACTGAAAGATCAAGGAGTTCTGTTCCTCGGAGGGAGCGAAATCGTCTTCCGCCCGGCAGAGATGGGGCTTAAGACTTTGTCCCCCTCCCTCTATCGTAAGACAATGATCTCTGGCAGCACTGGTGGCCAGTCTTTCTGGGGGCAGAAAACCTTTAAAGAATAA
- a CDS encoding chemotaxis protein CheD produces the protein MLTLTQESTVVVSLGEIKLSKDPQTVLTCLGLGSCIGLCMYDPIAGVGGMAHIVLPFSNNGAAGNAKFADIAIPQLLQAMREHNAVRSRLITKLAGGAQMIKPGTADNFNTGQRNIEAVKQILADEAIRVSAAEVGGSRGRSLKLFVGTGKVMVKSVGSTDVAL, from the coding sequence GTGCTAACACTAACTCAAGAAAGCACGGTCGTGGTGAGTTTGGGAGAGATCAAGTTGTCTAAGGATCCGCAAACAGTTTTGACGTGTCTGGGCTTGGGGTCGTGTATCGGCCTTTGTATGTATGACCCTATTGCCGGTGTGGGAGGAATGGCGCACATTGTTCTGCCATTCAGCAACAATGGGGCTGCGGGCAATGCGAAATTCGCCGATATTGCCATTCCCCAGCTACTTCAAGCAATGAGAGAACATAATGCCGTGAGATCTCGCCTGATCACAAAACTCGCCGGTGGCGCGCAGATGATCAAGCCGGGAACGGCGGATAATTTCAATACGGGGCAGAGGAATATCGAGGCGGTCAAACAGATATTGGCAGACGAGGCCATCAGGGTTTCGGCCGCCGAGGTAGGCGGATCTCGTGGACGTTCACTTAAGTTATTCGTGGGGACTGGCAAGGTGATGGTGAAATCAGTGGGTTCAACAGATGTGGCACTGTAG
- a CDS encoding HD domain-containing protein: MQLSSPVFDKYGDMLLPAGTELVDNYLKSLQNNGVWELLIEDPRVSDLTIKPLVKLDMQKEAVEAMRRLININKNKKGDRRKNLDDDDMFASRLEVERLTYAIVQAILISPLGEPDSSGCLLVEDFHYVQPVQSTTLAILLAREVGLSNTALLNVGKAAMLQNIGYIWLSSPLWEKRTPLTQAENTEFEKHPLYGAEILGQYERVPPAVVEAVAQHHERFDGTGYPNGVKGWDVSPLAQLISIAETYYGLVSARPGKKPIMPADAFDYIMAEGGRMFDPELVKVFARRVPIYPSGVMVKLNSGETGIVTNVNLGHIGRPVVRVVKDTNGKDVNPPIDMDLTTPVYQSKKITELLEI; the protein is encoded by the coding sequence ATGCAACTGAGCAGCCCGGTCTTTGACAAATATGGGGACATGCTTTTGCCTGCAGGCACGGAGCTGGTGGACAACTACCTGAAGTCTCTGCAGAACAACGGAGTCTGGGAGCTTCTGATTGAGGACCCGCGAGTCAGCGATCTGACCATCAAGCCTCTGGTAAAGCTGGACATGCAGAAAGAGGCGGTCGAGGCAATGCGCCGATTGATCAACATCAATAAGAACAAAAAAGGTGACCGAAGGAAGAATCTGGATGACGATGATATGTTCGCATCGAGGCTGGAAGTAGAGCGATTGACCTATGCCATAGTCCAGGCGATCCTTATCTCGCCTTTGGGCGAGCCGGACAGCTCAGGGTGTTTACTGGTGGAGGACTTCCATTATGTCCAACCGGTGCAGAGTACTACCCTGGCCATTTTGTTGGCGAGGGAGGTCGGTTTGAGCAATACGGCTTTGCTCAATGTGGGAAAAGCAGCCATGCTGCAGAATATCGGCTATATCTGGCTGTCCTCTCCGCTGTGGGAAAAGAGGACTCCTCTGACTCAGGCGGAAAATACGGAGTTCGAGAAACATCCCCTATACGGAGCTGAGATTCTCGGCCAGTATGAACGCGTTCCTCCGGCAGTGGTTGAAGCCGTGGCTCAGCATCACGAGCGGTTTGATGGTACAGGTTATCCCAATGGTGTAAAGGGATGGGATGTATCGCCTCTGGCGCAGCTCATCAGCATAGCCGAGACCTATTATGGGCTTGTTTCCGCCCGGCCAGGGAAAAAACCTATTATGCCAGCGGATGCTTTTGACTATATTATGGCGGAGGGAGGGCGGATGTTTGACCCGGAGTTGGTAAAGGTATTTGCCAGAAGGGTTCCTATCTATCCCAGTGGTGTGATGGTTAAGTTAAATTCAGGGGAGACCGGCATCGTTACTAATGTTAATCTGGGACACATTGGCAGACCAGTGGTACGTGTTGTTAAGGATACCAACGGTAAAGACGTGAATCCCCCTATTGATATGGACCTCACCACGCCCGTGTATCAGAGCAAGAAAATAACGGAGTTGCTGGAAATATAA
- a CDS encoding chemotaxis protein CheC: MEKSSKSGLKEIDVGKWAELVGQGTQNAVHGLSGMVGVEIKTVALDLKVIPAAKAADLVGGPENEVASIYLMITGAATGHIMLIYSKEVAFGLVDMLMGQQVGTTKELGEMESSALGEMGNITGSFFLNSVADNTGLRLMPSIPTVMIDMAGSILDSAVADVLQDHDELFAMEAIFAVGNQEISGTLLVLPTAEFMEVMVEHSKLIPKKGAQC, translated from the coding sequence TTGGAGAAAAGCAGCAAATCAGGACTCAAGGAGATTGATGTAGGGAAATGGGCGGAACTCGTCGGGCAAGGAACTCAGAATGCGGTCCATGGCCTATCTGGAATGGTCGGGGTGGAGATTAAGACCGTTGCCCTTGATCTTAAAGTAATCCCGGCAGCGAAAGCGGCAGATCTGGTTGGCGGGCCGGAGAATGAAGTGGCATCCATCTATTTGATGATCACCGGCGCAGCAACGGGTCATATTATGCTGATCTATTCAAAGGAAGTGGCCTTTGGCCTGGTGGATATGCTGATGGGACAGCAGGTCGGAACCACCAAGGAATTGGGTGAGATGGAATCCTCTGCCCTGGGTGAGATGGGCAATATCACGGGGTCATTTTTCCTCAATTCAGTAGCCGATAACACCGGTCTGCGTCTGATGCCTTCGATACCAACGGTGATGATCGACATGGCCGGATCGATCCTTGATTCAGCCGTAGCCGATGTCCTGCAGGATCATGATGAATTATTCGCCATGGAAGCCATCTTTGCCGTTGGAAATCAAGAGATCAGCGGAACACTCCTGGTTTTACCAACTGCGGAGTTTATGGAGGTTATGGTAGAGCATAGCAAACTGATCCCTAAGAAGGGGGCACAGTGCTAA